In Drosophila kikkawai strain 14028-0561.14 unplaced genomic scaffold, DkikHiC1v2 scaffold_81, whole genome shotgun sequence, a single window of DNA contains:
- the LOC121501848 gene encoding uncharacterized protein translates to MDQIMGNLPATNFVGASNVLQELNAAFHHSEDQLRGYAAQRGVEWYFIPPRSPHFGGLWEAAVKFAKHRLLRGVGNAKLTADELSTHLVEVEALLNSRPIASPGNDPNDGEALTPGHLLIGQALLSLPQESDTGVTSSKGGCEYLRRWRMLSALKQQFWDGWSKDYLVSLQQRNRWSTGCSDLEVGRLVLVHEDNSPPQRWLTGRVVATTVGADGKVRVAHIQTSGGVIKRAIQKLALLPINIAPNEEVKAPEAFNGAEMLEH, encoded by the coding sequence ATGGACCAGATAATGGGTAATTTACCCGCCACGAATTTCGTAGGAGCGAGCAACGTGCTGCAGGAGCTGAACGCAGCGTTTCACCACAGCGAGGATCAGCTGAGAGGGTACGCGGCTCAGAGAGGCGTCGAGTGGTATTTCATACCGCCGAGGTCACCACACTTCGGAGGACTGTGGGAGGCAGCCGTCAAGTTCGCCAAACATCGATTGCTGAGAGGGGTCGGCAACGCCAAGCTAACGGCCGACGAGTTGAGCACCCACCTGGTCGAGGTAGAGGCGCTGCTCAATTCTCGACCAATCGCATCGCCTGGCAACGATCCCAACGATGGAGAGGCGCTGACACCAGGACACCTGCTGATCGGTCAGGCTCTTCTTTCGCTGCCGCAAGAGTCCGACACAGGCGTAACCTCCAGCAAGGGCGGATGCGAGTACTTGAGGCGGTGGCGAATGCTGTCCGCTCTCAAGCAGCAGTTTTGGGACGGTTGGTCCAAGGACTACCTCGTCAGCCTGCAGCAGCGCAATAGGTGGAGCACCGGATGCAGCGATTTGGAGGTCGGACGCTTGGTGCTCGTACACGAGGACAACTCGCCCCCACAACGGTGGCTCACAGGGCGCGTGGTGGCAACAACAGTCGGCGCGGACGGTAAAGTGCGTGTAGCACACATCCAGACGTCAGGAGGCGTCATCAAGCGCGCCATCCAGAAGTTGGCATTGCTGCCGATAAACATCGCTCCTAACGAGGAGGTTAAAGCGCCGGAGGCCTTCAACGGGGCCGAAATGTTGGAGCACTAG